Proteins encoded within one genomic window of Rhinolophus sinicus isolate RSC01 linkage group LG05, ASM3656204v1, whole genome shotgun sequence:
- the ZAP70 gene encoding tyrosine-protein kinase ZAP-70 isoform X2, with protein sequence MPDPAAHLPFFYGSISRAEAEEHLKLAGMADGLFLLRQCLRSLGGYVLSLVHDVRFHHFPIERQLNGTYAIAGGKAHCGPAELCEFYSRDPDGLPCNLRKPCNRPSGLEPQPGVFDCLRDAMVRDYVRQTWKLEGDALEQAIISQAPQVEKLIATTAHERMPWYHSNLTREEAERKLYSGSQTDGKFLLRPRKEQGTYALSLIYGKTVYHYLISQDKAGKYCIPEGTKFDTLWQLVEYLKLKADGLIYSLKEACPNTSASAGAAAPTLPAHPSTFTHPQRRIDTLNSDGYTPEPACLAPPEKARPLPMDTSVYESPYSDPEELKDKKLFLKRENLLIADIELGCGNFGSVRQGVYRMRKKQIDVAVKVLKHGTEKADKDEMMREAQIMHQLDNPYIVRLIGVCKAEALMLVMEMAGGGPLHKFLLGKREEIPVSNVAELLHQVSMGMKYLEEKNFVHRDLAARNVLLVNRHYAKISDFGLSKALGADDSYYTARSAGKWPLKWYAPECINFRKFSSRSDVWSFGVTMWEAFSYGQKPYKAEDEGPRGHGLHRAGQADGVPAGVSA encoded by the exons ATGCCAGACCCCGCGGCGCACCTGCCCTTCTTCTACGGCAGCATCTCGCGCGCCGAGGCCGAGGAGCATCTGAAGCTGGCGGGCATGGCCGACGGGCTCTTCCTGCTGCGCCAGTGCCTGCGCTCGCTGGGCGGCTACGTGCTGTCGCTGGTGCACGACGTGCGCTTCCACCACTTCCCCATCGAGCGCCAACTCAACGGCACCTACGCCATCGCCGGCGGGAAGGCGCACTGCGGCCCCGCTGAGCTCTGCGAGTTCTACTCGCGAGACCCCGACGGACTGCCCTGCAACCTGCGCAAGCCTTGCAACCGGCCGTCGGGGCTCGAGCCGCAGCCCGGGGTCTTCGACTGCCTGCGCGACGCCATGGTGCGCGACTACGTGCGCCAGACGTGGAAGCTGGAG GGAGATGCTCTGGAGCAGGCCATCATCAGCCAGGCCCCCCAGGTGGAGAAGCTCATTGCTACCACAGCTCACGAGCGGATGCCTTGGTACCACAGCAACCTGACGCGTGAGGAGGCTGAGCGCAAACTCTATTCGGGCTCGCAGACCGACGGCAAGTTCCT GCTGAGGCCCCGGAAGGAGCAAGGCACGTACGCATTGTCCCTGATCTACGGGAAAACCGTGTACCACTACCTCATCAGCCAGGACAAGGCGGGCAAATACTGCATACCTGAGGGGACCAAGTTTGACACCCTGTGGCAG TTGGTGGAGTACCTGAAGCTGAAGGCTGACGGGCTCATCTACTCCTTGAAGGAGGCCTGCCCCAACACAAGCGCTAGTGCAG GGGCCGCTGCTCCCACACTCCCAGCCCACCCATCCACGTTCACCCAC CCTCAGAGACGGATCGACACCCTCAACTCAGATGGATACACCCCTGAACCAG CATGCCTAGCACCCCCAGAGAAAGCGCGGCCACTGCCCATGGACACGAGTGTGTATGAGAGCCCCTACAGTGACCCTGAGGAGCTCAAGGACAAGAAGCTCTTCCTGAAGCGTGAGAACCTCCTCATAGCTGACATTGAACTTGGCTGCGGCAACTTTGGCTCAGTGCGCCAGGGTGTCTACCGAATGCGCAA GAAGCAGATCGACGTGGCCGTCAAGGTGCTGAAACACGGCACCGAGAAGGCCGACAAGGACGAGATGATGCGCGAGGCCCAGATCATGCACCAGCTGGACAACCCCTACATCGTGCGGCTCATCGGCGTGTGCAAGGCCGAGGCCCTCATGCTCGTCATGGAGATGGCGGGCGGCGGGCCCCTGCACAAGTTCCTCCTCGGGAAGAG GGAGGAGATCCCTGTCAGCAACGTGGCAGAGCTGCTGCACCAGGTGTCCATGGGGATGAAGTACCTGGAGGAGAAGAACTTTGTGCACCGAGACCTGGCAGCCCGCAACGTCCTGCTGGTCAACCGGCACTACGCCAAGATCAGTGATTTTGGCCTCTCCAAGGCCCTAGGCGCCGATGACAGCTACTATACC gcccgCTCAGCCGGGAAGTGGCCGCTCAAGTGGTACGCGCCCGAGTGCATCAACTTCCGCAAGTTCTCCAGCCGCAGTGACGTCTGGAGCTTCGGGGTCACCATGTGGGAGGCCTTCTCCTATGGCCAGAAGCCCTACAAGGCAG AAGATGAAGGGCCCCGAGGTCATGGCCTTCATCGAGCAGGACAAGCGGATGGAGTGCCCGCCGGAGTGTCCGCCTGA
- the ZAP70 gene encoding tyrosine-protein kinase ZAP-70 isoform X1: MPDPAAHLPFFYGSISRAEAEEHLKLAGMADGLFLLRQCLRSLGGYVLSLVHDVRFHHFPIERQLNGTYAIAGGKAHCGPAELCEFYSRDPDGLPCNLRKPCNRPSGLEPQPGVFDCLRDAMVRDYVRQTWKLEGDALEQAIISQAPQVEKLIATTAHERMPWYHSNLTREEAERKLYSGSQTDGKFLLRPRKEQGTYALSLIYGKTVYHYLISQDKAGKYCIPEGTKFDTLWQLVEYLKLKADGLIYSLKEACPNTSASAGAAAPTLPAHPSTFTHPQRRIDTLNSDGYTPEPACLAPPEKARPLPMDTSVYESPYSDPEELKDKKLFLKRENLLIADIELGCGNFGSVRQGVYRMRKKQIDVAVKVLKHGTEKADKDEMMREAQIMHQLDNPYIVRLIGVCKAEALMLVMEMAGGGPLHKFLLGKREEIPVSNVAELLHQVSMGMKYLEEKNFVHRDLAARNVLLVNRHYAKISDFGLSKALGADDSYYTARSAGKWPLKWYAPECINFRKFSSRSDVWSFGVTMWEAFSYGQKPYKKMKGPEVMAFIEQDKRMECPPECPPEMYALMRDCWIYKWEDRPDFLTVEQRMRTYYYSLASKMEGPPECGQGPEAACA, encoded by the exons ATGCCAGACCCCGCGGCGCACCTGCCCTTCTTCTACGGCAGCATCTCGCGCGCCGAGGCCGAGGAGCATCTGAAGCTGGCGGGCATGGCCGACGGGCTCTTCCTGCTGCGCCAGTGCCTGCGCTCGCTGGGCGGCTACGTGCTGTCGCTGGTGCACGACGTGCGCTTCCACCACTTCCCCATCGAGCGCCAACTCAACGGCACCTACGCCATCGCCGGCGGGAAGGCGCACTGCGGCCCCGCTGAGCTCTGCGAGTTCTACTCGCGAGACCCCGACGGACTGCCCTGCAACCTGCGCAAGCCTTGCAACCGGCCGTCGGGGCTCGAGCCGCAGCCCGGGGTCTTCGACTGCCTGCGCGACGCCATGGTGCGCGACTACGTGCGCCAGACGTGGAAGCTGGAG GGAGATGCTCTGGAGCAGGCCATCATCAGCCAGGCCCCCCAGGTGGAGAAGCTCATTGCTACCACAGCTCACGAGCGGATGCCTTGGTACCACAGCAACCTGACGCGTGAGGAGGCTGAGCGCAAACTCTATTCGGGCTCGCAGACCGACGGCAAGTTCCT GCTGAGGCCCCGGAAGGAGCAAGGCACGTACGCATTGTCCCTGATCTACGGGAAAACCGTGTACCACTACCTCATCAGCCAGGACAAGGCGGGCAAATACTGCATACCTGAGGGGACCAAGTTTGACACCCTGTGGCAG TTGGTGGAGTACCTGAAGCTGAAGGCTGACGGGCTCATCTACTCCTTGAAGGAGGCCTGCCCCAACACAAGCGCTAGTGCAG GGGCCGCTGCTCCCACACTCCCAGCCCACCCATCCACGTTCACCCAC CCTCAGAGACGGATCGACACCCTCAACTCAGATGGATACACCCCTGAACCAG CATGCCTAGCACCCCCAGAGAAAGCGCGGCCACTGCCCATGGACACGAGTGTGTATGAGAGCCCCTACAGTGACCCTGAGGAGCTCAAGGACAAGAAGCTCTTCCTGAAGCGTGAGAACCTCCTCATAGCTGACATTGAACTTGGCTGCGGCAACTTTGGCTCAGTGCGCCAGGGTGTCTACCGAATGCGCAA GAAGCAGATCGACGTGGCCGTCAAGGTGCTGAAACACGGCACCGAGAAGGCCGACAAGGACGAGATGATGCGCGAGGCCCAGATCATGCACCAGCTGGACAACCCCTACATCGTGCGGCTCATCGGCGTGTGCAAGGCCGAGGCCCTCATGCTCGTCATGGAGATGGCGGGCGGCGGGCCCCTGCACAAGTTCCTCCTCGGGAAGAG GGAGGAGATCCCTGTCAGCAACGTGGCAGAGCTGCTGCACCAGGTGTCCATGGGGATGAAGTACCTGGAGGAGAAGAACTTTGTGCACCGAGACCTGGCAGCCCGCAACGTCCTGCTGGTCAACCGGCACTACGCCAAGATCAGTGATTTTGGCCTCTCCAAGGCCCTAGGCGCCGATGACAGCTACTATACC gcccgCTCAGCCGGGAAGTGGCCGCTCAAGTGGTACGCGCCCGAGTGCATCAACTTCCGCAAGTTCTCCAGCCGCAGTGACGTCTGGAGCTTCGGGGTCACCATGTGGGAGGCCTTCTCCTATGGCCAGAAGCCCTACAAG AAGATGAAGGGCCCCGAGGTCATGGCCTTCATCGAGCAGGACAAGCGGATGGAGTGCCCGCCGGAGTGTCCGCCTGAAATGTACGCACTCATGAGAGACTGCTGGATCTACAA GTGGGAGGATCGTCCCGACTTCTTGACCGTGGAGCAGCGCATGCGGACCTACTACTACAGCTTGGCCAGCAAGATGGAGGGCCCCCCGGAGTGTGGGCAGGGGCCTGAGGCTGCCTGTGCCTGA
- the ZAP70 gene encoding tyrosine-protein kinase ZAP-70 isoform X3, protein MVTFEVLPVGSYAPTPAPSLPFKAILKLFSWNGHQSCHRIILDVLNVNKMSSFQYFLYLRVKKEVTGDQIRLRPRKEQGTYALSLIYGKTVYHYLISQDKAGKYCIPEGTKFDTLWQLVEYLKLKADGLIYSLKEACPNTSASAGAAAPTLPAHPSTFTHPQRRIDTLNSDGYTPEPACLAPPEKARPLPMDTSVYESPYSDPEELKDKKLFLKRENLLIADIELGCGNFGSVRQGVYRMRKKQIDVAVKVLKHGTEKADKDEMMREAQIMHQLDNPYIVRLIGVCKAEALMLVMEMAGGGPLHKFLLGKREEIPVSNVAELLHQVSMGMKYLEEKNFVHRDLAARNVLLVNRHYAKISDFGLSKALGADDSYYTARSAGKWPLKWYAPECINFRKFSSRSDVWSFGVTMWEAFSYGQKPYKKMKGPEVMAFIEQDKRMECPPECPPEMYALMRDCWIYKWEDRPDFLTVEQRMRTYYYSLASKMEGPPECGQGPEAACA, encoded by the exons atggtcaccttcgaagtcctccccgtgggaagctatgcaccgacgccagcgcctagtctacccttcaaagcaattttgaaactcttttcctggaatggccatcagagctgtcatcgtattatccttgatgtcctgaatgtcaacaaaatgtcttcctttcaatatttcctttatcttcgggtaaagaaagaagtcaccggggaccagatcag GCTGAGGCCCCGGAAGGAGCAAGGCACGTACGCATTGTCCCTGATCTACGGGAAAACCGTGTACCACTACCTCATCAGCCAGGACAAGGCGGGCAAATACTGCATACCTGAGGGGACCAAGTTTGACACCCTGTGGCAG TTGGTGGAGTACCTGAAGCTGAAGGCTGACGGGCTCATCTACTCCTTGAAGGAGGCCTGCCCCAACACAAGCGCTAGTGCAG GGGCCGCTGCTCCCACACTCCCAGCCCACCCATCCACGTTCACCCAC CCTCAGAGACGGATCGACACCCTCAACTCAGATGGATACACCCCTGAACCAG CATGCCTAGCACCCCCAGAGAAAGCGCGGCCACTGCCCATGGACACGAGTGTGTATGAGAGCCCCTACAGTGACCCTGAGGAGCTCAAGGACAAGAAGCTCTTCCTGAAGCGTGAGAACCTCCTCATAGCTGACATTGAACTTGGCTGCGGCAACTTTGGCTCAGTGCGCCAGGGTGTCTACCGAATGCGCAA GAAGCAGATCGACGTGGCCGTCAAGGTGCTGAAACACGGCACCGAGAAGGCCGACAAGGACGAGATGATGCGCGAGGCCCAGATCATGCACCAGCTGGACAACCCCTACATCGTGCGGCTCATCGGCGTGTGCAAGGCCGAGGCCCTCATGCTCGTCATGGAGATGGCGGGCGGCGGGCCCCTGCACAAGTTCCTCCTCGGGAAGAG GGAGGAGATCCCTGTCAGCAACGTGGCAGAGCTGCTGCACCAGGTGTCCATGGGGATGAAGTACCTGGAGGAGAAGAACTTTGTGCACCGAGACCTGGCAGCCCGCAACGTCCTGCTGGTCAACCGGCACTACGCCAAGATCAGTGATTTTGGCCTCTCCAAGGCCCTAGGCGCCGATGACAGCTACTATACC gcccgCTCAGCCGGGAAGTGGCCGCTCAAGTGGTACGCGCCCGAGTGCATCAACTTCCGCAAGTTCTCCAGCCGCAGTGACGTCTGGAGCTTCGGGGTCACCATGTGGGAGGCCTTCTCCTATGGCCAGAAGCCCTACAAG AAGATGAAGGGCCCCGAGGTCATGGCCTTCATCGAGCAGGACAAGCGGATGGAGTGCCCGCCGGAGTGTCCGCCTGAAATGTACGCACTCATGAGAGACTGCTGGATCTACAA GTGGGAGGATCGTCCCGACTTCTTGACCGTGGAGCAGCGCATGCGGACCTACTACTACAGCTTGGCCAGCAAGATGGAGGGCCCCCCGGAGTGTGGGCAGGGGCCTGAGGCTGCCTGTGCCTGA